A genomic window from Purpureocillium takamizusanense chromosome 2, complete sequence includes:
- a CDS encoding uncharacterized protein (COG:C~EggNog:ENOG503P03J): MCRASRNITIASNIARRLANMKLLYPTSLKLDVQSIEGFSASLHAYDVKKPIPDDLIDADILVTWSNSADNLKDAAARMTKLRWIQSLAAGPNDVLNAGFDTSKVKVTTGSGLHNFTVAEHALGLLLNAARRFYEMRDYQLQGKWPGHLGGSQPDRPKGAFTSLRDARVLIWGYGNIAKTLTPHLVGLGATVRGVARRAGVRDGIEVFDESSLPKLLPETDALVMILPGSDSTRHALNQERIDLLPNHAWVVNVGRGTSIDEEALANALDKGELGGAALDVFETEPLPETSRLWKTPNLVVSPHAAGGRPQGAEALIASNLRKFIAGQELQNSI, translated from the coding sequence ATGTGCAGAGCTTCCCGcaacatcaccatcgccagcaacattgcccgccgccttgccaACATGAAGCTACTGTACCCCACGTCCCTCAAGCTCGACGTCCAGAGCATCGAGGGCTTCTCCGCGTCGCTGCACGCCTACGACGTCAAGAAGCCTATCCCGGACGACCTCATTGACGCCGACATCCTCGTCACCTGGTCCAACTCGGCCGACAACCTCaaagatgccgccgcccgcatgACCAAGCTGCGATGGATCCAatccctcgccgcggggcccAACGATGTCCTCAACGCCGGCTTCGACACCTCCAAAGTCAAGGTCACGACGGGTTCCGGCCTGCACAACttcaccgtcgccgagcacgccctcggcctgctcctcAACGCCGCACGCCGGTTCTACGAGATGCGCGACTACCAGCTGCAGGGCAAGTGGCCCGGACACCTCGGTGGCTCCCAGCCCGACCGCCCCAAAGGCGCTTTCACTtcgctgcgcgacgcccgcgtcctcATCTGGGGCTATGGAAACATCGCCAAGACCCTAACGCCGCATCTAGTCGGCCTTGGGGCGACCGTGCggggcgtcgcccgccgggcCGGAgtccgcgacggcatcgaggtgTTTGACGAGTCTTCGCTGCCGAAGCTGTTGCCCGAGACGGACGCGCTCGTCATGATCCTGCCGGGATCCGATTCCACCCGCCATGCCTTGAACCAGGAGCGCATCGACCTCCTGCCGAACCATGCCTGGGTTGTCAACGTCGGCCGTGGCACATCCATTGATGAGGAGGCCCTGGCCAATGCcctcgacaagggcgagcTTGGTGGTGCCGCGCTCGACGTCTTCGAGACGGAGCCCCTACCCGAGACCAGCAGGCTGTGGAAGACGCCAaacctcgtcgtctcgccaCATGCCGCTGGTGGCCGGCCACAGGGTGCCGAGGCTCTCATCGCGAGCAACCTGAGGAAGTTCATTGCCGGGCAAGAATTACAAAACTCCATCTGA
- a CDS encoding uncharacterized protein (SECRETED:SignalP(1-18~SECRETED:cutsite=VMG-LP~SECRETED:prob=0.3902)~EggNog:ENOG503P2PF) — protein sequence MFQKLAIAITGLAAAVMGLPTQSTPEAPSKDLVRRFGDSYTKYNGDGSINNGWPGMDRWGSYDQLWNENLNAMRNSCSWNGWGGNNSEDEINAINAAINKVAGETGLDKRFILVIMMQESKGCVRVPTTSNGVRNPGLMQSHNGSGSCQGQNPCSWGAIEQMIRDGAAGTSSGDGLKQTYTWARDTLGGEMARAYYVAARKYNSGSVDWGNLNNGLGSTNCYASDVANRFTGWSLAGSSCW from the coding sequence ATGTTCCAGAAACTCGCCATTGCCATCACCGGCCTCGCGGCTGCGGTCATGGGCCTACCCACGCAGTCCACCCCTGAGGCTCCATCCAaggacctcgtccgccgctTTGGCGACAGCTACACCAAgtacaacggcgacggctcgaTCAACAACGGCTGGCCTGGCATGGACCGCTGGGGCTCGTACGATCAGCTCTGGAACGAGAACCTCAACGCCATGCGCAACTCGTGCAGCTGGAATGGCTGGGGCGGCAACAACTCCGAGGACGAGATCAACGCCATCAACGCGGCCATCAACAAGGTCGCCGGCGAGACCGGCCTTGACAAGCGCTTCATCTTGGTCATCATGATGCAGGAGAGCAAGGGCTGCGTCCGCGTGCCGACCACTAGCAATGGCGTCCGCAACCCCGGCCTCATGCAGTCGCACAACGGCTCCGGCTCCTGCCAGGGCCAGAACCCTTGCTCGTGGGGCGCCATTGAGCAGATgatccgcgacggcgccgccggtacCTCGTCTGGCGACGGTCTTAAGCAGACCTACACCTGGGCCCGTGACACGCTTGGTGGTGAGATGGCTCGCGCCTACTACGTCGCTGCTCGCAAGTACAACAGCGGCTCCGTCGACTGGGGAAACCTGAAcaacggcctcggcagcacCAACTGCTACGCTAGCGACGTCGCCAACCGCTTCACTGGCTGGTCCCTGGCCGGCAGCTCTTGCTGGTAA